GATTTTGCCATTATGGTAGAAAACAAAGAGAATACTGATGCAAATAATTTAGAGCATGTTAGTTTGGAGGATTAATTATGAAGAAAAATAAAGTTACAAAAATATTGCAAGGAAATGAGGCTTGTGTGGAGGGGGCTATATTGGCGGGCGTACGTTTTTTTGCTGGTTATCCTATTACTCCTGCTTCTGAGATTGCTGAGGGAATGGCTAACAGACTTCCTGTAATGGGTGGCAAATTTATGCAGATGGAAGATGAGATTGCAAGCATGGCGGCTATTATAGGAGCATCATTAGCTGGTTTAAAATCTATGACAGCAAGCTCAGGTCCTGGAATATGTTTAAAGCTGGAAAATATTGGATTTGCAGCAATTGGCGAGATACCTTGCGTGATTGTAAATGCACAAAGAGGCGGTCCAAGTACAGGTCTTCCAACAAAACCCTCTCAGGGAGATGTTATGCAGGCACGTTGGGGTACTCACGGAGATCATCCTATGATTGCCCTTGCTCCATCAGATGTAAATGAAATATTACATATGACTGTTAAGGCTGTTAATTTTAGTGAAAAATATCGTACCCCTGTAATGTTGTTACTTGATGAAGTTATTGCTCATATGAGAGAAAAGGTAGATATTCCTTCAATAGAAGATTTAGAGATTATAAATAGAAAAAGGCCAAATGTAGCAGTAGAAGATTTTTTACCATTTAAACCCGATGAAGACATGATTCCCCCTATGGCGAATTTTGGAAGTGGGTACAGATATCATGTTACAGGTTTGGTTCATAATGAAAAAGGGTACCCAACATCTAATGCTGAGGAAGTTGATAGATTTATAAGAAGATTAGTAAATAAAGTTGAATTTAATAAAAAAGATATTATTATTGAAGATGAATATTTATTAGATGATGCTGAAATAGCTATTGTTGCTTACGGTTCAGTAGCCAGGGCAGCTGAAAGAACAGTTAAATTAGGAAGAGAAAAAGGAATTAAAATAGGTTTATTAAAACTAATAACATTATGGCCTTTTAGTGATGACACAATCAACAAGATTGCAGAACAGGTAAAATTAATTATTGTTCCAGAAATGAATCTGGGACAGATGGCTGGAGAGGTTGAAAGAGCATCGAAGGGAAAATGTAGGGTTATTTCTTATGGAAAAGTTGATGGTAATTTGATAAATCCCGTTGAAATACTCGAGAAAGTAGAGGAGGAAATAAAATTATGAAAAGTAATGATATCATAGGTAAATATATTAGAAAAGAAATGTTTCCTCATATTTGGTGTCCAGGTTGTGGTAATGGTATTGTTTTAGGTGCATTAATTAGAGCAATTCACAGCTTAGGTTGGGAAAAAGATGAAATTGCAATGGTATCTGGGATCGGTTGCTCAAGTAGAATCACTGGATATGTAGATTTTAACACTATGAATACAACACATGGTAGGGCACTGGCTTTTGCAACTGGTATTAAAATGGCTAACCCAAAATTAAAAGTAATTACTGTTATGGGAGATGGTGACTGTTCTGCTATAGGCGGGAATCATTTCATTCATGCAGCCCGTAGAAACATAGATATTACAGCTATAATTATCAATAATATGATATATGGGATGACCGGCGGTCAATATTCCCCATTAACCCCAACAGGAAAATTTGGTTCTACTGCACCTTACGGAAATATTGACCAAAATTTTGATATATCTGCATTGGCTGCGGCCGCAGGAGCATCATATGTTGCAAGAGGTAGTATTTTTAATGTGAATCAAGGTATTCGGTTTATAAAGAATGCTTTAAATAAAAAAGGCTTTTCAGTTGTTGAGATGATTTCGGACTGCCCTGTTTCTTATGGTAAGATGAATAAGCTTAGAACCCCAATACAGATGTTAGAATGGATTAAAAGTATTTCTATACCTGAGAGTACCTGGAAAAAATTATCCGAAGAAGAGAAAAAAGACAAGATACCAACTGGTGAATTCTTAAATATAGATATACCCGAATATACTGAAAGGTATCAGGAAATTTGTTTCAATGCCCAACAAAAGGGAGGAAAAAATGAATAACGAAAGAAAAGAAGTTTGTTTAAGCGGCTCTGGTGGACAAGGGCTTATCCTGGCTGGTATTATTTTAGCTGAAGCAGCCGGAATTTATGACGGATATGAGGTAGTACAGACACAATCTTATGGTCCTGAAGCCAGAGGTGGGGCCAGTAGATCAGAAGTAGTTATCAGTAATGAGAAAATTGATTATCCCAAAGTTTTGAAATCTGATATTTTACTGGCTTTAACACAAGAATCC
The Atribacterota bacterium genome window above contains:
- a CDS encoding 2-oxoacid:acceptor oxidoreductase subunit alpha → MKKNKVTKILQGNEACVEGAILAGVRFFAGYPITPASEIAEGMANRLPVMGGKFMQMEDEIASMAAIIGASLAGLKSMTASSGPGICLKLENIGFAAIGEIPCVIVNAQRGGPSTGLPTKPSQGDVMQARWGTHGDHPMIALAPSDVNEILHMTVKAVNFSEKYRTPVMLLLDEVIAHMREKVDIPSIEDLEIINRKRPNVAVEDFLPFKPDEDMIPPMANFGSGYRYHVTGLVHNEKGYPTSNAEEVDRFIRRLVNKVEFNKKDIIIEDEYLLDDAEIAIVAYGSVARAAERTVKLGREKGIKIGLLKLITLWPFSDDTINKIAEQVKLIIVPEMNLGQMAGEVERASKGKCRVISYGKVDGNLINPVEILEKVEEEIKL
- a CDS encoding thiamine pyrophosphate-dependent enzyme gives rise to the protein MKSNDIIGKYIRKEMFPHIWCPGCGNGIVLGALIRAIHSLGWEKDEIAMVSGIGCSSRITGYVDFNTMNTTHGRALAFATGIKMANPKLKVITVMGDGDCSAIGGNHFIHAARRNIDITAIIINNMIYGMTGGQYSPLTPTGKFGSTAPYGNIDQNFDISALAAAAGASYVARGSIFNVNQGIRFIKNALNKKGFSVVEMISDCPVSYGKMNKLRTPIQMLEWIKSISIPESTWKKLSEEEKKDKIPTGEFLNIDIPEYTERYQEICFNAQQKGGKNE